GTTTTAGTTCCGTTAGAACGACAAGTAGCATAGGGCTGCCGTGCAGCCGAAGGCACATAAAAAGTGGCTTAGTTTACCAGCGTGGACGACGTGTCAAAAGAGAGCAGGGACAATTTTAGAATATATTGCTGTGGTTCGTGTATTAACACGTGTGTGACGGGTCGAGACTCAACACTTCGGTTTGTTCTTCGCAGACGCGCCAGCGCACATTGAACTGCAATAGCAAAACGGCGTATTCCCGCGTGGTATTTTCCCCTTTACGGTAGGCGGGGCGCGGATCCTGCGCCAATACCTGCGAGATAAAGCGTTTCAAATGGGGATATTTCTTGTGGTGTTCTGCGATCTGGCTTTCTGCGAGGGCGGAAAAAACTACCGGCATCGCGGCATCGGGTGCCATTTGGGCAAAACCCGCTCGCGCCTGAGGATGGCTTTCTGCAAAGGGTAGGTAAGGTTTAATATCGACGACCGGTGTGCCATCGACCAGATCAAGACTGCCTAAGTCGAGTGTAATCGCATCGCCTTTTGCTCGGATGCCTTTTAATTCAACTAGCGACATGCCAACAGGATTGGGACGGAAGGTGGAACGCGTAGCGAAAACGCCCGTACGGGTGTTTCCTCCAAGACGCGGTGGTCGAACTGTCGGACGCCAGCCGCCTTCCATCGTTTGGTGAAAAATGAACAATATCCAAATATGGCTGAAATCTTCCAGCCCCCGCACGCAGTCCGCCTGATTGTACGGTGGTAATAGCTGAAGCTCTCCGCCTCCATCTTCAATCAGGCCCGGTTGCCGCGGAATGGCAAACTTTTCTTTATACGGTGAGCGGATAATCCCGATCTGATTGAAAACAAATGGACTCATTGTGCAGAGACTTTCAGTGCAGTGCCTTGGCAAACGACCTGGCTGTAGCAACCTGCTACGCCGCTGACGGTTTGGCATTCATGCAGTAAAACTGCATTGGCTTTCATTGCGGTTGCGCGGTTTTGCATTCTTTTACGCGCATTTGCCGTGTTAGGGGGAGAGTCCTGAGCGCTGACCTGACATGAGGAGCCTGAAACTTCGCCCATATCACGGAAAGGTTTACCGACTAATTCTTCTGCACTTTTATATAACACCGCTGGTGTCGGGCGTGCCGCTGGCTTCGGTTTAGGCGCAGGTTCTACAGTTTTGGTTTCAATAGCGGGTTGAGGTGCCGGTGCCGGTGGCTTCTGAAATAAAGAACAGCCTGTCAGCGACATGGCCAACAATATAAAGGGAACAGCACGCATTAAGGATTCCTCTGCTTTTTCTCAAAGAGCGGGTATTGAAGCAAGCAATTGCACAAATAACAAGACGGGCCGTAGCCCGTCTTAACAATATCTTTTAATTAAACGCGTTAGGATGGGATTACCAGCCTTTCACTGCGCCGCCATTAAAAATTTTATTTGCTGCGTCATTTACTGCGTCAGACTGATAAGCCTGAACGAATTTCTTCACATTTTCAGCGTCTTTATTGTCTTCGCGTGAAACCAACAGGTTTACATACGGAGAGTCTTTCTCTTCAACAAACAGGCCATCTTTGGTCGGCGTCAGGTTAATCTGGCTAGCGTAAGTGGTGTTGATTACCGCCAGCGCGATTTGTGCATCATCTAAAGAACGTGGCAGCTGCGGCGCTTCCAGCTCAACCAGTTTGATGTTTTTCGGGTTTTCGGTCACATCCAGTACGGTTGGCAGCAGACCAACGTTGTCTTTCAGTTTAATCAAGCCGACTTTTTGCAGCAGCAGCAGAGAGCGGCCCAGATTGGTCGGATCGTTTGGCAGTGCAACTTGGGCGCCATCTTGAAGCTCATTCAGCGATGTGATTTTTTTGGAATAACCCGCAATTGGGTAAACAAAGCTGTTGCCAACAGAAACCAGTTTATAACCACGATCTTTGATCTGTTGATCCAGATAAGGTTTGTGCTGGAAGGCATTCAGGTCGATGTCACCTTTGCTCAGGGCTTCATTTGGCAAAACGTAGTCGTTGAATGTAACTAATTCAACGTCCAGACCGTATTTGTCTTTCGCCACTTTCTGCGCGATTTCAGCAACCTGTTGCTCCGCGCCAACAATAACGCCGACTTTAATATGATTAGGATTCTTTTCTTCCTGACCACATCCCGCTAGCGCCAGAGCACCAATAAGTGCGCCAATGGTCGCAATAGATTTCAGTTTAATCGCCATATCCTAACCCCTAATTAATTATTCTCTTGGCAGATGCCTGTATGGCAAATGCGTATTGTGATGATGACTACTTGTGTGTGACAGCTTTTACTGCCCTGTCGCCGCAGAATTGAATCAGGTAAACCAAAACAACCAGTAATATTAATACCGTATTCATGACCGTCGCGTTATAACCAATATAACCATACTGATAACCAATTTGACCTAAGCCGCCTGCGCCCACGGCTCCACCCATAGCAGAATAGCCTACGAGCGTAATTAGCGTGATGGTTGCGGCATTAATGAGTCCCGGTAATGCTTCCGGCAGCAATATTTTTCTGATGATTTGCATTGGCGTCGCACCCATTGCACGAGCGGCTTCGATCAGGCCAGTAGGAATTTCAAGCAGCGCATTTTCCACCATGCGGGCAATAAACGGCGCTGCACCTACGGTGAGGGGAACGATAGCCGCTTGCAGGCCAATAGAGGTTCCGACAATGATGCGGGTAAAAGGAATCATCCACACCAGTAAAATAATGAATGGAATCGAGCGGAAAATGTTTACCAGTGCAGAAACGGTTCGGTAGAGTTTTGGGTTGGCGATGATTTGCCCCGGACGTGTGGTATACAACAAAACGCCTACGGGTAAGCCAAGCACAAAGCCAAAGAAACCAGAAACGAACGTCATCGCGACGGTTTCCCATACTCCCTTAGCCATTAACCACATCATTGCTTCAGACATAACCCAGAACCTCAATTGTAACGTGACTTTTCTGCAGGAATTGGATTGCGGCTTTGATATCCGCATCGTTACCGTGCATTTCTGCCAGCATGATGCCGAACTTGACGCCACCGGCATAATCCATCTGGGCGCTGATAATGTTGTTGTTGATGCTAAAGCGTCGGGCAACCTCGGACAGCAGCGGAGCATCCACCGATTTACCCGTAAATTCCATCCGTAATAATGGCGTGGTATCTGGGCGATAGTCAGGGGACAGACGGGCGAGGTAATCGTCAGGGATATCCAGGTGCAACGTTGACTGAATGAATTTCTGCGCCAGCGGCGTTTTCGGGTGTGAGAAGACTTCGCTTACGGTGTCTTGCTCGATGAGTCGCCCATCGCTGATCACCGCAACCTGATCGCAAATGCGTTTCACCACATCCATTTCATGGGTAATAAGAAGAATGGTTAGGCCGAGACGGCGATTGATGTCTTTCAGTAATTCGAGAATCGAGCGCGTTGTTGCAGGATCTAATGCACTGGTTGCTTCGTCACATAGTAGAACTTTAGGATTGCTCGCCAACGCACGGGCAATAGCGACGCGCTGCTTTTGCCCGCCGGACAAATTGGCTGGATAGACATCGTGCTTATCTGCCAGACCAACCAGCTCCAACAACTCGTTGACTCGTTTGATGATGTCGGCTTTCGGCGTGTTATCCAATTCCAGCGGTAGCGAAATGTTGCCAAAAACGGTGCGCGAAGCGAGCAGGTTGAAATGTTGGAAAATCATGCCAATTTGACGGCGTGCGCGCGTCAATTGGCTATCTGACAACTGAGTCAATTCTTGCCCATCTACCAGAACTTTCCCTTCTGTCGGTCGCTCCAATAAATTGACGCAGCGGATCAATGTACTTTTACCTGCGCCCGATGCGCCGATAACGCCATAAATTTGTCCAGTGGGAACATGAAGGCTGACATCAGCAAGCGCGGTAATTGTCCGCCCGTTCTGCTGGAAAACCTTAGTAATATTAGAAAGTTCAATCATATTTTTTTATCGTGAGTGCCTATGGCTGGATAAATCAGTTTCTGAATTAACAGAATATGAAATGGATGTTAGGGCGTCTAGACGTCTAAGTCAATCGGGATTGTCATGGCTCTGCATTCTCCCTCTCGGCGAAAACATGCGATACTACCGCGTAATTTAGGCATTCAGGAGCAAAGTCAGTGGCACAAAGCGTTCCAGCAGTTTTTCTTGATCGTGACGGCACGATCAATGTCGATCACGGTTATGTTCATGACATTGACCATTTTCAATTTATTGACGGTGTCATTGACGCCATGCGAGAGCTGAAGAGCATGGGGTTCGCGCTGGTTGTGGTGACTAATCAGTCCGGCATTGCCCGCGGTAAGTTTACAGAAGATCAGTTTATGCAACTGACGGAGTGGATGGACTGGTCGCTGGCCGATCGTGGTGTTGATCTGGATGGCATCTATTTTTGTCCGCATCACCCTGAAGCTGGGGAAGGTGAGTATCGCCAGAGTTGTGATTGCCGTAAGCCTGAGCCGGGCATGCTGCTTTCTGCACAGCGTGAGTTGAACATTGATATGGCAGCTTCTTATATGGTGGGAGACAAATTAGAGGATATTCAGGCTGCAATGGGTGCTGGTATAGGAAAAAAACTGCTGGTTCGTACTGGTAAACCCGTCACTGAGCAAGGCGAAGCACTGGCTGATGGTGTGCTGGAAAGCCTCGCAGACCTGCCAAAATGGATAAAAACGCGCAGTTAACAAGCGGAACGAATGAAAGATGCGCAAACAGAAAAAAAGTTTACGAGATTTGCTTGCGCTTCTGAATCGGATCCCTATAATGCGCCTCCATCGACACGGCGCTGTGAACACACAACCGGGTCGATAAAGAAAGGGAAAACGCTTTAAAATAAGCGTTGACTCTGAAGGTGAAAAGCGTAATATACGCCACCTCGCGAAGTGGTTAAGACCGCAACGCACTGCTCTTTAACAATTTAATCAGACAATCTGTGTGGGCACTCACAAGACCGTATCTTAACGATATAAAAAAGTCTTGAAGAGTGAACAACAGTAAAATTCATTACGAATGAACAGTGACTAATTCTTTGAGCATCGCTGACGAGTTCAGCAAATCAAACAAATCTTAAATTGAAGAGTTTGATCATGGCTCAGATTGAACGCTGGCGGCAGGCCTAACACATGCAAGTCGAGCGGTAGCACAGGAGAGCTTGCTCTCTGGGTGACGAGCGGCGGACGGGTGAGTAATGTCTGGGAAACTGCCTGATGGAGGGGGATAACTACTGGAAACGGTAGCTAATACCGCATAACGTCTTCGGACCAAAGAGGGGGACCTTAGGGCCTCTCGCCATCGGATGTGCCCAGATGGGATTAGCTAGTAGGTGAGGTAATGGCTCACCTAGGCGACGATCCCTAGCTGGTCTGAGAGGATGACCAGCCACACTGGAACTGAGACACGGTCCAGACTCCTACGGGAGGCAGCAGTGGGGAATATTGCACAATGGGCGCAAGCCTGATGCAGCCATGCCGCGTGTGTGAAGAAGGCCTTCGGGTTGTAAAGCACTTTCAGCGGGGAGGAAGGCGGTGAGGTTAATAACCTTATCGATTGACGTTACCCGCAGAAGAAGCACCGGCTAACTCCGTGCCAGCAGCCGCGGTAATACGGAGGGTGCAAGCGTTAATCGGAATGACTGGGCGTAAAGCGCACGCAGGCGGTCTGTTAAGTTGGATGTGAAATCCCCGGGCTTAACCTGGGAACTGCATTCAAAACTGACAGGCTAGAGTCTTGTAGAGGGGGGTAGAATTCCAGGTGTAGCGGTGAAATGCGTAGAGATCTGGAGGAATACCGGTGGCGAAGGCGGCCCCCTGGACAAAGACTGACGCTCAGGTGCGAAAGCGTGGGGAGCAAACAGGATTAGATACCCTGGTAGTCCACGCTGTAAACGATGTCGATTTGGAGGTTGTGCCCTTGAGGCGTGGCTTCCGGAGCTAACGCGTTAAATCGACCGCCTGGGGAGTACGGCCGCAAGGTTAAAACTCAAATGAATTGACGGGGGCCCGCACAAGCGGTGGAGCATGTGGTTTAATTCGATGCAACGCGAAGAACCTTACCTACTCTTGACATCCACAGAATTTGGTAGAGATACCTTAGTGCCTTCGGGAACTGTGAGACA
This genomic interval from Pectobacterium aquaticum contains the following:
- a CDS encoding methionine ABC transporter permease MetI; translated protein: MSEAMMWLMAKGVWETVAMTFVSGFFGFVLGLPVGVLLYTTRPGQIIANPKLYRTVSALVNIFRSIPFIILLVWMIPFTRIIVGTSIGLQAAIVPLTVGAAPFIARMVENALLEIPTGLIEAARAMGATPMQIIRKILLPEALPGLINAATITLITLVGYSAMGGAVGAGGLGQIGYQYGYIGYNATVMNTVLILLVVLVYLIQFCGDRAVKAVTHK
- the tsaA gene encoding tRNA (N6-threonylcarbamoyladenosine(37)-N6)-methyltransferase TrmO; protein product: MSPFVFNQIGIIRSPYKEKFAIPRQPGLIEDGGGELQLLPPYNQADCVRGLEDFSHIWILFIFHQTMEGGWRPTVRPPRLGGNTRTGVFATRSTFRPNPVGMSLVELKGIRAKGDAITLDLGSLDLVDGTPVVDIKPYLPFAESHPQARAGFAQMAPDAAMPVVFSALAESQIAEHHKKYPHLKRFISQVLAQDPRPAYRKGENTTREYAVLLLQFNVRWRVCEEQTEVLSLDPSHTC
- the rcsF gene encoding Rcs stress response system protein RcsF, with product MRAVPFILLAMSLTGCSLFQKPPAPAPQPAIETKTVEPAPKPKPAARPTPAVLYKSAEELVGKPFRDMGEVSGSSCQVSAQDSPPNTANARKRMQNRATAMKANAVLLHECQTVSGVAGCYSQVVCQGTALKVSAQ
- the gmhB gene encoding D-glycero-beta-D-manno-heptose 1,7-bisphosphate 7-phosphatase — its product is MAQSVPAVFLDRDGTINVDHGYVHDIDHFQFIDGVIDAMRELKSMGFALVVVTNQSGIARGKFTEDQFMQLTEWMDWSLADRGVDLDGIYFCPHHPEAGEGEYRQSCDCRKPEPGMLLSAQRELNIDMAASYMVGDKLEDIQAAMGAGIGKKLLVRTGKPVTEQGEALADGVLESLADLPKWIKTRS
- a CDS encoding MetQ/NlpA family lipoprotein produces the protein MAIKLKSIATIGALIGALALAGCGQEEKNPNHIKVGVIVGAEQQVAEIAQKVAKDKYGLDVELVTFNDYVLPNEALSKGDIDLNAFQHKPYLDQQIKDRGYKLVSVGNSFVYPIAGYSKKITSLNELQDGAQVALPNDPTNLGRSLLLLQKVGLIKLKDNVGLLPTVLDVTENPKNIKLVELEAPQLPRSLDDAQIALAVINTTYASQINLTPTKDGLFVEEKDSPYVNLLVSREDNKDAENVKKFVQAYQSDAVNDAANKIFNGGAVKGW
- the metN gene encoding methionine ABC transporter ATP-binding protein MetN; its protein translation is MIELSNITKVFQQNGRTITALADVSLHVPTGQIYGVIGASGAGKSTLIRCVNLLERPTEGKVLVDGQELTQLSDSQLTRARRQIGMIFQHFNLLASRTVFGNISLPLELDNTPKADIIKRVNELLELVGLADKHDVYPANLSGGQKQRVAIARALASNPKVLLCDEATSALDPATTRSILELLKDINRRLGLTILLITHEMDVVKRICDQVAVISDGRLIEQDTVSEVFSHPKTPLAQKFIQSTLHLDIPDDYLARLSPDYRPDTTPLLRMEFTGKSVDAPLLSEVARRFSINNNIISAQMDYAGGVKFGIMLAEMHGNDADIKAAIQFLQKSHVTIEVLGYV